One Jannaschia sp. GRR-S6-38 genomic window carries:
- a CDS encoding PfkB family carbohydrate kinase, whose translation MTPDILCIGSVLWDIIGRSDVHMERGSDVGGHIRRHPGGVALNIAMAARAYGMTPALLSCVGRDAEGDELVAALSRLGLITDTLYRSEDLPTDVYMAVEGANGLIAAIADAHSLERVGDKILRPLDALGFDGPIALDGNLTEDLLARIAADPRFAQADLRLAPASPGKADRLMPFLGHGSATLYVNLEEAGLLLHAPQPNAPAAAEALRARGLHRALVTDGPRMAACVHPGGLVARRPRAVMVTRVTGAGDTFMAAHIAAEVQGADPETALERALEAAAIYVSSDSY comes from the coding sequence ATGACGCCCGACATCCTCTGCATCGGCTCCGTCCTCTGGGACATCATCGGCCGCTCCGACGTCCATATGGAGCGCGGCTCCGACGTGGGCGGCCATATCCGCCGCCATCCCGGCGGCGTCGCGCTCAATATCGCGATGGCCGCCCGCGCCTACGGTATGACGCCCGCGCTCCTGTCCTGCGTGGGCCGCGATGCCGAGGGCGACGAGCTGGTCGCCGCGCTGTCGCGGCTGGGGCTCATCACCGACACGCTCTACCGCTCCGAGGACCTGCCCACGGATGTCTACATGGCCGTCGAGGGCGCGAACGGCCTGATCGCGGCCATCGCCGACGCGCATTCGCTGGAACGGGTCGGCGACAAGATCCTGCGCCCGCTCGACGCGCTGGGTTTCGACGGTCCCATCGCGCTCGACGGCAACCTGACCGAGGACCTGCTGGCCCGCATCGCCGCCGATCCGCGCTTCGCGCAAGCCGATCTGCGCCTCGCCCCCGCCTCGCCCGGCAAGGCGGACCGGCTGATGCCGTTCCTCGGCCACGGCTCCGCGACGCTCTACGTCAATCTCGAGGAGGCGGGCCTGCTGCTCCACGCGCCCCAACCCAACGCCCCGGCCGCGGCCGAGGCGCTGCGCGCGCGGGGCCTGCACCGCGCGCTGGTCACCGACGGGCCGCGGATGGCGGCTTGCGTCCATCCCGGCGGGCTGGTCGCGCGCCGCCCGCGCGCGGTCATGGTGACCCGCGTCACCGGCGCGGGCGACACCTTCATGGCCGCACATATCGCCGCCGAGGTGCAGGGCGCGGATCCCGAGACCGCGCTGGAGCGCGCGCTCGAGGCCGCCGCCATCTACGTCTCGAGCGACAGCTACTGA
- a CDS encoding M48 family metallopeptidase, whose product MLKLPALLLAIGYGVVLWVFSAWRLKKQMDATSTPLADPRLEPVFDRMAKVLEVERIRVHVHEVDPVNGLAAPDGRIFLTRGFLRKFEAGEVSAEEMASVVAHELGHVALGHARRRLIDFSGQNAIRVALAGVLGRIIPGVGAIIANAVASLVAARLSRQDEYEADAYASALLVKAGIGTAPQKSLFEKLGRLTGLGGAGAPAWLMSHPKTEDRIAAIETLEARWGVEDKR is encoded by the coding sequence ATGTTGAAGCTTCCCGCCCTCCTTCTCGCCATCGGCTACGGCGTCGTCCTGTGGGTCTTCTCGGCCTGGCGGCTGAAGAAGCAGATGGACGCGACCTCGACGCCGCTGGCCGATCCGCGCCTCGAGCCGGTCTTCGACCGCATGGCCAAGGTGCTGGAGGTCGAGCGCATCCGCGTCCATGTCCACGAGGTCGACCCCGTCAACGGCCTCGCCGCGCCCGATGGCCGCATCTTCCTGACCCGGGGCTTCCTGCGGAAATTCGAGGCGGGCGAGGTCTCGGCCGAAGAAATGGCCTCGGTCGTCGCGCATGAGCTGGGCCATGTGGCGCTGGGCCACGCGCGCCGGCGGTTGATCGACTTCTCGGGGCAGAACGCCATCCGCGTGGCGCTGGCGGGTGTGCTGGGCCGGATCATCCCGGGCGTCGGCGCGATCATCGCCAACGCGGTGGCCTCGCTGGTCGCCGCGCGGCTGTCGCGGCAGGACGAATATGAGGCCGACGCGTATGCCAGCGCGTTGCTGGTGAAGGCGGGGATCGGGACGGCGCCGCAGAAGAGCCTGTTTGAGAAGCTCGGCCGGCTCACGGGGCTCGGCGGCGCGGGCGCGCCCGCCTGGCTGATGAGCCACCCCAAGACCGAGGACCGCATCGCCGCCATCGAGACGCTGGAAGCCCGCTGGGGCGTCGAGGACAAGCGCTAG
- a CDS encoding DUF421 domain-containing protein — translation MPDWMTYFVDAAVMVPVMVLFVRLAGLRAFSKMSSYDFAVTVAFGSVLAATVVSPSTGLTQGVLGMGALFAVQWLIGWTRARWPILQRATDNDPILLMRDGEVLSNNMARARVTLPELRAKLREANVMNRSEIRAVVLETTGDVSVLHGDRLDGDLLLDGVRD, via the coding sequence ATGCCGGACTGGATGACCTATTTCGTCGATGCGGCCGTGATGGTGCCCGTGATGGTGCTGTTCGTCCGGCTGGCCGGCCTGCGGGCCTTCTCCAAGATGTCGTCCTACGACTTCGCGGTCACCGTGGCCTTCGGCTCGGTCTTGGCCGCGACCGTCGTCAGCCCTTCGACCGGGCTCACGCAGGGCGTGCTGGGGATGGGCGCGCTGTTCGCGGTGCAGTGGTTGATCGGCTGGACGCGGGCGCGCTGGCCGATCCTGCAGCGGGCGACGGACAACGATCCGATCCTGCTGATGCGCGACGGCGAGGTGCTGAGCAACAACATGGCCCGGGCGCGCGTGACCCTGCCCGAACTGCGCGCCAAGCTGCGCGAGGCGAACGTGATGAACCGCTCCGAGATCCGCGCCGTGGTGCTGGAGACGACGGGCGATGTCAGCGTCCTGCACGGCGACCGGCTGGACGGGGATCTGCTGCTGGATGGCGTGCGCGACTAG
- a CDS encoding vWA domain-containing protein: MFLRFFQTLREAGVPVSLREHLTFLEGLSADLVLYDVEGFYYLARAALVKDERHIDRFDRAFAASFEGIENISLQDVLEAVDLPADWLEKQAEKHLTPEERAEIEALGGFDKLMETLKQRLKEQQGRHQGGSKWIGTAGTSPFGAYGYNPEGVRIGQDESRHQRAVKVWDKREFRNLDDSVELGTRNIKVALKRLRNWAREGAAEELDLDGTIRSTAKAGYLDVQTRPERRNAVKVLLFLDIGGSMDPYVKVLEELFSAARSEFRTLEHFYFHNCLYEGVWKDNRRRWDAVMPTHEVLNTYGPDYRCIFVGDASMSPYEIAYAGGANEHWNAEPGQVWLERARAQWPSNLWINPLPQTHWPHTHSVRMIREIFEDRMVPMTLEGLTAGMKLLTR, from the coding sequence ATGTTCCTGCGCTTCTTCCAGACCCTGCGCGAGGCCGGCGTCCCCGTCTCCCTGCGCGAGCATTTGACCTTCCTCGAAGGCCTCTCAGCCGATCTGGTCCTCTACGATGTCGAGGGCTTCTATTACCTCGCCCGTGCGGCGCTGGTGAAGGACGAGCGCCATATCGACCGCTTCGACCGCGCCTTCGCCGCCAGTTTCGAGGGGATCGAGAATATCTCGCTACAGGACGTGCTCGAGGCCGTCGACCTGCCCGCCGACTGGCTCGAGAAACAGGCCGAGAAGCATCTCACCCCCGAGGAACGCGCCGAGATCGAGGCGCTGGGCGGGTTCGACAAGCTGATGGAGACGCTCAAGCAGCGCCTGAAGGAGCAGCAGGGCCGCCACCAGGGCGGCTCGAAATGGATCGGCACCGCCGGCACCTCGCCCTTCGGCGCCTATGGCTACAACCCGGAAGGCGTGCGCATCGGGCAGGACGAAAGCCGCCACCAGCGCGCCGTGAAGGTCTGGGACAAGCGCGAGTTCCGCAATCTCGACGACAGCGTCGAGCTGGGCACCCGCAACATCAAGGTGGCGCTCAAGCGGCTCCGGAATTGGGCGCGCGAGGGCGCCGCCGAGGAGCTGGATCTCGACGGCACCATCCGCTCGACCGCCAAGGCGGGCTATCTCGACGTCCAGACCCGGCCCGAGCGGCGCAACGCCGTGAAGGTGCTGCTGTTTCTGGACATCGGCGGCTCGATGGATCCCTACGTGAAGGTGCTGGAGGAGCTGTTCTCCGCCGCGCGCTCGGAATTCCGCACGCTGGAGCATTTCTACTTCCACAACTGCCTTTACGAGGGCGTCTGGAAGGACAATCGCCGACGCTGGGACGCGGTGATGCCGACGCACGAGGTGCTCAACACCTATGGGCCCGACTATCGCTGCATCTTCGTGGGCGACGCCTCGATGTCGCCCTACGAGATCGCCTATGCGGGCGGCGCCAACGAGCATTGGAACGCCGAGCCTGGTCAGGTCTGGCTGGAGCGCGCGCGTGCGCAATGGCCGTCGAACCTCTGGATCAACCCGCTGCCGCAGACCCATTGGCCGCACACGCATTCCGTCCGGATGATCCGCGAGATCTTCGAGGACCGGATGGTGCCGATGACGCTGGAAGGTCTGACGGCGGGGATGAAGCTGCTGACGCGCTAG
- a CDS encoding DUF2927 domain-containing protein, with product MLRAAILSTALALASCAPAGTTPQATRATVASVTDALPAPRRFAGPPRLNMPTPRNDQLARDFMALSFQLETGRALPVFTRFEGPITVALEGAPPATLSADLDDLIGRLRAEAGIDIARAKPGEMGSITVTALPRAQLQRYVPGAACFVVPRVAGWKDYLAKRLGPATDWTTLQTRDRASVFLPADVSPQEIRDCLHEEIAQALGPLNDLYRLPWSVFNDDNTHVVLTPFDMLILRATYDPALRSGIGQDEVARRIPEILARINPGGRRTGPRVVESSGDWVEAVRGALNPRGSDRARVARAKDAVAFARHAGWSDERLAFSYLALGRATLASDTESAIAAFLEAGSRYRALTGDSIHSAQVALQLGAFALSSGQTDAALSLLDGAIPAADGAQNASLLATLLLLRAEATEMQGARAEAARIRREGLAWGRYAWGDEMLAMRAGEVAGLGPGA from the coding sequence ATGCTGCGCGCCGCGATCCTGTCGACCGCCCTGGCGCTCGCCTCCTGCGCCCCGGCGGGGACGACCCCGCAGGCCACGCGCGCGACCGTGGCCAGCGTCACCGACGCGCTTCCCGCGCCGCGCCGCTTCGCGGGGCCGCCGCGCCTGAACATGCCCACGCCGCGCAACGACCAGCTCGCGCGCGATTTCATGGCCCTCAGCTTCCAGCTCGAAACCGGCCGCGCCCTGCCCGTCTTCACCCGCTTCGAGGGCCCGATCACCGTCGCGCTCGAAGGCGCCCCCCCCGCGACGCTGAGCGCCGATCTCGACGACCTCATCGGGCGCCTGCGCGCCGAGGCGGGGATCGACATCGCCCGCGCCAAGCCCGGCGAGATGGGGTCGATCACCGTCACCGCCCTGCCCCGCGCGCAGTTGCAGCGTTACGTGCCCGGCGCCGCCTGTTTCGTGGTGCCCCGCGTCGCGGGCTGGAAGGACTACCTCGCCAAGCGCCTCGGGCCCGCGACCGACTGGACGACGCTGCAGACCCGCGACCGTGCCAGCGTCTTCCTGCCCGCCGACGTCTCCCCGCAGGAGATCCGCGACTGCCTGCACGAGGAGATCGCGCAGGCGCTGGGCCCGCTCAACGATCTCTACCGGCTGCCCTGGTCGGTCTTCAACGACGACAACACACATGTCGTCCTGACCCCCTTCGACATGCTGATCCTGCGCGCGACCTACGATCCCGCGCTGCGCTCCGGCATAGGCCAGGACGAGGTGGCCCGGCGGATCCCGGAGATCCTCGCGCGGATCAATCCGGGCGGCCGCCGCACCGGGCCGCGCGTGGTCGAGTCCTCGGGCGACTGGGTCGAGGCGGTGCGCGGCGCGCTGAACCCGCGCGGCTCCGACCGTGCGCGCGTCGCGCGGGCCAAGGACGCCGTCGCCTTTGCCCGCCACGCCGGCTGGTCGGACGAGCGGCTGGCCTTCTCCTATCTCGCGCTGGGCCGGGCCACGCTGGCCAGCGACACCGAAAGCGCCATCGCGGCCTTCCTCGAAGCGGGCAGCCGCTACCGCGCACTGACCGGAGACAGCATCCATTCCGCGCAGGTCGCCCTGCAGCTCGGCGCCTTCGCGCTGTCCTCGGGCCAAACCGATGCCGCGCTCTCGCTGCTCGACGGTGCGATCCCGGCGGCCGACGGCGCGCAGAACGCCTCGCTGCTGGCCACGCTGCTTCTTCTGCGCGCCGAGGCGACCGAGATGCAGGGCGCCCGCGCCGAAGCCGCGCGGATCCGCCGCGAAGGCCTTGCCTGGGGCCGCTATGCCTGGGGCGACGAGATGCTCGCCATGCGCGCGGGCGAGGTTGCGGGTCTCGGCCCCGGCGCATAG
- a CDS encoding AAA family ATPase: MRFQGTKQYVSTEDLTVAVNAAITLQRPLLVKGEPGTGKTELARQVAAALGTEMIEWSVKSTTRAQQGLYEYDAVSRLRDSQLGDARVHDVRNYIRKGKLWQAFEADKRVVLLIDEIDKADIEFPNDLLQELDRMEFHVYETGETIAARQRPIVIITSNNEKELPDAFLRRCFFHYIRFPDMETLKAIVEVHHPGIQPQLLTTALTQFYTIRDQQGLKKKPSTSEVLDWLKLLLAEDLSAEDLKAEAGSALPKLHGALLKNEADVHLFERLAFMARGGR; the protein is encoded by the coding sequence ATGCGGTTCCAAGGCACGAAACAATACGTTTCCACAGAGGATCTTACCGTTGCGGTAAATGCCGCGATCACGCTGCAGCGCCCGCTTCTGGTGAAGGGCGAGCCCGGTACCGGAAAGACCGAGCTCGCGCGGCAGGTTGCCGCGGCGCTGGGCACCGAGATGATCGAGTGGTCGGTCAAGTCCACCACGCGGGCGCAGCAGGGGCTCTACGAATACGATGCCGTAAGCCGCCTGCGCGATAGCCAGCTGGGCGACGCGCGCGTCCACGACGTCCGAAACTACATTCGCAAGGGCAAGCTCTGGCAGGCCTTCGAGGCCGACAAGCGCGTCGTCCTGCTGATCGACGAGATCGACAAGGCCGATATCGAGTTCCCGAACGACCTGTTGCAGGAGCTCGACCGGATGGAGTTCCACGTCTACGAGACGGGCGAGACCATCGCCGCCCGGCAGCGCCCGATCGTCATCATCACTTCCAACAACGAGAAGGAGCTGCCCGACGCCTTCCTGCGGCGCTGCTTCTTCCACTATATCCGCTTCCCGGACATGGAGACGCTGAAGGCCATCGTCGAGGTCCACCACCCCGGCATCCAGCCCCAGCTTCTGACCACCGCGCTGACGCAGTTCTACACGATCCGCGACCAGCAGGGCCTGAAGAAAAAGCCCTCGACCTCCGAGGTGCTGGACTGGCTGAAACTGCTTCTGGCCGAGGATCTGAGCGCCGAGGACCTGAAAGCGGAGGCCGGCTCGGCCCTGCCCAAGCTGCACGGCGCGCTTCTGAAGAACGAGGCCGACGTGCATCTCTTCGAGCGGCTGGCCTTCATGGCGCGCGGCGGCCGCTGA
- the dksA gene encoding RNA polymerase-binding protein DksA, translating into MKAESFLPTDYTPAEDEPFMNERQTEYFRRKLLAWKADLLDETERTIEGLQDAARNIPDIADRASEETDRALELRTRDRQRKLIAKIDSALRRIDEGEYGYCEKTGDPISLKRLDARPIATMSLEAQERHERRERVHRDD; encoded by the coding sequence ATGAAAGCTGAATCCTTTCTACCAACCGATTACACGCCAGCCGAAGACGAGCCTTTCATGAACGAGCGGCAGACGGAGTACTTCCGTCGCAAGCTGCTGGCCTGGAAAGCCGACCTTCTCGACGAGACAGAGCGCACGATCGAGGGATTGCAGGATGCGGCCCGCAACATTCCCGACATCGCGGACCGCGCCAGCGAAGAGACCGATCGCGCGCTCGAGCTGCGCACGCGGGACCGTCAGCGCAAGCTGATCGCCAAGATCGACTCGGCCCTGCGCCGGATCGACGAGGGCGAGTACGGCTATTGCGAGAAGACGGGCGACCCGATCTCGCTGAAGCGGCTTGACGCGCGTCCGATCGCGACGATGTCGCTCGAGGCGCAGGAACGTCACGAGCGGCGCGAACGGGTGCATCGCGACGACTGA
- a CDS encoding FAD-dependent monooxygenase — translation MIDGPEVTILGAGIAGLACALACARTGRSVQVLEQAPALTEIGAGLQIAPNGGRVLNALGVRPRALESEAVHLIDGRTGRRLIRMPLGPGFRLVHRADLIAALAEAVRAAGIPVLTGIHVEAVEAASLHRGGGITVPFRRLVGADGARGPSRTFVAPDHAARFTGQVAWRAIVPVEDWPREAQIHVGPGRHLVCYPLRDGRSLNIVAVEERAEWTAAGWSQPDDPGRLRAAFADYADPIRQVLDRVEQVHVWGLMDHGLTPRWSRGPVTLIGDAAHPTLPFLAQGANLALEDAWTLAQGLDDPERWEAGRRPRVARALDAAKANAANYHLSGIKARAAHAALRLADRVRPQAMAARYAWLYEHDVTGG, via the coding sequence ATGATCGACGGACCCGAGGTCACGATCCTCGGCGCGGGGATTGCCGGTCTGGCTTGCGCCCTGGCCTGCGCGCGCACCGGCCGCTCCGTTCAGGTTCTCGAACAGGCGCCCGCCCTGACCGAAATCGGCGCGGGCCTGCAGATCGCCCCGAATGGCGGGCGCGTCCTGAATGCGCTGGGGGTGCGTCCCCGCGCGCTGGAGAGCGAAGCGGTCCACCTCATCGACGGGCGAACGGGGCGGCGGCTGATCCGCATGCCGTTGGGGCCCGGGTTCCGACTGGTCCACCGCGCCGATCTGATCGCGGCCCTGGCCGAGGCCGTCCGGGCCGCCGGCATCCCGGTCCTCACCGGCATCCATGTCGAGGCCGTCGAGGCCGCGTCCCTGCATCGCGGCGGCGGGATCACCGTGCCGTTCCGCCGCCTGGTCGGCGCCGATGGCGCGCGCGGCCCGTCGCGGACCTTCGTCGCGCCCGATCACGCGGCGCGTTTCACCGGGCAGGTGGCGTGGCGGGCCATCGTTCCAGTAGAGGACTGGCCGCGCGAGGCGCAGATCCATGTCGGCCCGGGCCGGCATCTGGTCTGCTACCCGCTGCGCGACGGGCGGAGCCTCAACATCGTCGCCGTCGAGGAGCGGGCGGAATGGACCGCCGCGGGCTGGTCACAGCCCGACGATCCGGGTCGGCTGCGCGCGGCCTTCGCGGATTACGCCGACCCGATCCGGCAGGTGCTGGACCGGGTTGAGCAGGTCCATGTCTGGGGGCTCATGGATCACGGGCTGACGCCGCGCTGGAGCCGCGGGCCGGTCACGCTGATCGGCGATGCCGCGCATCCGACGCTGCCCTTCCTCGCGCAGGGCGCGAATCTCGCGCTCGAGGATGCGTGGACGCTGGCGCAGGGTCTCGACGACCCGGAACGCTGGGAGGCAGGGCGACGCCCCCGGGTCGCGCGCGCGCTGGACGCGGCGAAGGCCAATGCCGCGAATTACCATCTGTCCGGCATCAAGGCGCGTGCCGCCCATGCCGCCCTGCGTCTCGCCGACCGGGTTCGCCCGCAGGCGATGGCCGCCCGCTACGCCTGGCTCTACGAGCATGACGTGACGGGCGGCTGA
- a CDS encoding rhodanese-like domain-containing protein, with protein MKSAKDYLEAANAVVTRIPSEDAVARHGGDALFVDVRDSSDIAKTGTIAGALRVPRGFMEFAADPESPYHNPALTKGAKLHLVCGAGGQAALAGKTLQDMGFADVTNIGGIGDWQKAGGPMEEA; from the coding sequence ATGAAATCCGCCAAAGACTATCTCGAAGCCGCGAATGCCGTCGTCACCCGCATCCCATCCGAGGACGCCGTTGCCCGGCATGGCGGCGACGCGCTTTTCGTGGACGTGCGCGACAGCTCGGACATCGCGAAGACCGGAACGATCGCCGGAGCGCTTCGCGTGCCGCGCGGCTTCATGGAATTCGCGGCCGACCCGGAAAGCCCCTACCACAACCCCGCTCTGACGAAGGGCGCGAAGCTGCACCTCGTCTGCGGGGCGGGCGGTCAGGCGGCGCTGGCCGGCAAGACGCTGCAAGACATGGGCTTCGCCGACGTCACCAATATCGGCGGGATCGGCGATTGGCAGAAGGCCGGTGGCCCGATGGAAGAGGCCTGA
- the pgsB gene encoding poly-gamma-glutamate synthase PgsB: protein MNEAMQNWGPLILACACAACMLAYWIVQTRRHEALLRRVPIRVHVNGIRGKSTIVRYIAGALREGGIRTVAKTTGSATRLIRPDGREETIARTGAPTIIEQIDILRRAIDPQTQAFVIECMALEPEYQRVSERRMIRATDGIIANVRRDHIGQLGYRLTDIASSLSNTAPRAAPLFTAEGRAELRAVLSEAVAARDGHLVAVAAGDVSDAEMAGFDPLSFPENVALALAVAERHGVPRDVALRGMRKARPDPGASKLFHHRVEDRDLYWIDLFGVNDVESAQANLDRVAGWAEGRGELILVLNNRADREDRTLEFAEMVAGAETADRVFLAGENLDTLRDAVRKAGLKNARLLKLPKDPTPRDILDQVTDGGSAVLVGLANIHTADATRLRATLEDDDHVWSGEAEAPLRSAA, encoded by the coding sequence GTGAACGAAGCGATGCAGAATTGGGGACCGCTGATCCTGGCCTGCGCCTGCGCGGCCTGCATGCTGGCGTATTGGATCGTCCAGACGCGCCGCCACGAGGCGTTGCTGCGTCGCGTGCCGATCCGCGTTCACGTGAACGGGATCCGCGGCAAGTCGACCATCGTGCGCTACATCGCCGGCGCCCTGCGCGAAGGCGGCATCCGGACGGTCGCCAAGACGACCGGCAGCGCCACGCGCCTGATCCGCCCCGACGGCCGCGAGGAGACGATCGCCCGGACCGGGGCCCCCACGATCATCGAGCAGATCGACATCCTGCGCCGCGCGATCGATCCGCAAACGCAGGCCTTCGTGATCGAATGCATGGCGCTGGAGCCCGAGTACCAGCGCGTCTCCGAGCGGCGGATGATCCGCGCGACCGACGGCATCATCGCCAATGTCCGTCGCGACCATATCGGGCAACTGGGCTACCGCCTGACCGATATCGCCAGTTCGCTGTCGAACACCGCCCCGCGCGCCGCGCCGCTCTTCACGGCGGAAGGCCGGGCCGAGCTTCGCGCCGTGCTGTCCGAGGCCGTCGCGGCCCGGGACGGGCATCTCGTCGCCGTCGCCGCCGGCGATGTCTCCGACGCGGAGATGGCCGGCTTCGATCCGCTCAGCTTCCCCGAGAACGTCGCCTTGGCTCTTGCCGTGGCGGAGCGCCATGGCGTGCCCCGGGACGTCGCGCTACGCGGGATGCGGAAGGCCCGGCCGGATCCGGGGGCCTCGAAGCTGTTCCACCACCGGGTCGAGGACCGCGATCTCTACTGGATCGACCTCTTCGGCGTGAACGACGTCGAAAGCGCGCAAGCCAATCTCGACCGCGTGGCCGGCTGGGCCGAGGGGCGCGGGGAGCTGATCCTCGTGCTCAACAATCGCGCCGATCGCGAGGACCGGACCCTCGAATTCGCCGAGATGGTGGCCGGCGCGGAGACGGCGGACCGCGTCTTCCTAGCCGGCGAGAACCTGGACACGCTCCGGGACGCCGTGCGCAAGGCCGGCCTGAAGAATGCGCGCCTGCTGAAGCTTCCGAAGGACCCGACGCCGCGTGATATCCTCGATCAGGTGACGGATGGCGGCTCGGCCGTGCTGGTGGGCCTTGCCAATATCCATACCGCGGACGCCACGCGCCTGCGCGCCACGCTCGAGGACGACGACCACGTCTGGAGCGGCGAGGCCGAGGCCCCGCTGCGGAGCGCCGCGTGA
- a CDS encoding poly-gamma-glutamate biosynthesis protein PgsC/CapC yields MAQYYHPDLVRFAFVLGITVSILFYERRHLTTGGIAVPGYLAFAIFQPIVLPAVFLVALASYLAIHKGLARLTILPASAKFSLTIVCSSAIHLALDATLIAQMGVQDSSPFLRGVGYVVPGLIAHDFSRHGIAKTTVNIGLTTAVVTVAVVALIFVFPDLGRLETSPVMDVFPVDLVFLPLLVFLSLIAWLGLVRLHGLRCGGFLGGAFLTLMILQPVELLRFAIAAGMTLLIVRMVLDPVCILFGRRRFAAHMLVGACLSWVTFRVSELYFAGETISAITPSLSVLGVLLTGLIAHDADQAGIGRVALGVFLSISFTLTGTLLLIEAVTRQRLEVVAPLLVIFALGAAVLALRPAHLRALIPGAKPNETVKGGT; encoded by the coding sequence ATGGCGCAATACTACCATCCCGATCTGGTGCGGTTCGCCTTTGTGCTGGGCATCACCGTCTCGATCCTGTTCTACGAACGGCGCCATCTGACCACGGGCGGGATCGCGGTGCCCGGCTACCTGGCCTTCGCGATCTTCCAGCCGATTGTCCTGCCCGCCGTCTTCCTGGTCGCGCTGGCCAGCTACCTGGCGATCCACAAGGGCTTGGCGCGGCTGACCATCCTGCCGGCCTCGGCCAAGTTCAGCCTGACGATCGTCTGCTCGTCCGCGATCCATCTCGCGCTCGACGCGACGTTGATCGCGCAGATGGGAGTGCAGGACAGCTCGCCGTTCCTGCGCGGCGTGGGCTATGTCGTGCCGGGCCTGATCGCGCATGACTTCTCGCGCCACGGCATCGCCAAGACCACCGTGAATATCGGGCTGACGACCGCCGTGGTGACCGTGGCCGTGGTGGCGCTTATCTTCGTCTTCCCCGACCTCGGCCGGCTGGAGACCAGCCCGGTCATGGACGTCTTCCCGGTCGACCTCGTGTTCCTGCCGCTTCTGGTCTTCCTCAGCCTGATCGCCTGGCTCGGGCTGGTGCGCCTGCACGGGCTGCGCTGCGGCGGGTTCCTCGGCGGGGCGTTCCTGACGCTCATGATCCTCCAGCCGGTGGAACTGCTGCGCTTCGCGATCGCGGCGGGCATGACGCTCCTGATCGTGCGGATGGTGCTGGACCCGGTCTGCATCCTCTTCGGGCGGCGTCGCTTCGCCGCGCATATGCTCGTCGGCGCATGCCTGTCCTGGGTCACCTTCCGCGTCAGCGAGCTCTATTTCGCGGGCGAGACGATCTCGGCGATCACCCCCTCGCTCTCGGTGCTGGGCGTCCTGCTGACCGGGCTGATCGCGCATGACGCCGACCAGGCCGGCATCGGGCGCGTCGCCCTGGGCGTCTTCCTGAGCATCAGCTTCACGCTGACCGGGACGCTTCTGCTGATCGAGGCGGTCACGCGGCAGCGTCTCGAGGTGGTCGCACCGCTTCTTGTGATCTTCGCCCTGGGCGCGGCGGTGCTGGCATTGCGCCCGGCGCATCTGCGCGCGCTGATCCCGGGCGCGAAACCGAATGAAACAGTCAAAGGAGGGACCTGA